One window of the Klebsiella oxytoca genome contains the following:
- the rpoD gene encoding RNA polymerase sigma factor RpoD: MEQNPQSQLKLLVQRGKEQGYLTYAEVNDHLPEDIVDSDQIEDIIQMINDMGIQVMEEAPDADDLLLAETNNNTDEDAEEAAAQVLSSVESEIGRTTDPVRMYMREMGTVELLTREGEIDIAKRIEDGINQVQCSVAEYPEAITYLLEQYDRVEAEEARLSDLITGFVDPNAEEDLAPTATHVGSELSQEEMDDDEDEDEEEDDDSSDDDNSIDPELAREKFAELRTQYELTRDTIKAKGRSHAAAQEEILKLSEVFKQFRLVPKQFDYLVNSMRVMMDRVRTQERIIMKLCVEQCKMPKKNFITLFTGNETSETWFNAAIAMNKPWSEKLLDVKEDVQRSLMKLQQIEQETGLTIEQVKDINRRMSIGEAKARRAKKEMVEANLRLVISIAKKYTNRGLQFLDLIQEGNIGLMKAVDKFEYRRGYKFSTYATWWIRQAITRSIADQARTIRIPVHMIETINKLNRISRQMLQEMGREPTPEELAERMLMPEDKIRKVLKIAKEPISMETPIGDDEDSHLGDFIEDNTLELPLDSATTESLRAATHDVLAGLTAREAKVLRMRFGIDMNTDHTLEEVGKQFDVTRERIRQIEAKALRKLRHPSRSEVLRSFLDD; this comes from the coding sequence ATGGAGCAAAACCCGCAGTCACAGCTGAAGCTTCTTGTCCAACGTGGTAAGGAGCAAGGCTATCTGACCTATGCCGAGGTCAATGACCATCTGCCGGAAGATATCGTCGACTCCGACCAGATCGAAGACATCATCCAAATGATCAACGACATGGGCATTCAGGTGATGGAAGAAGCACCGGATGCCGATGATCTCTTGCTTGCTGAAACAAACAACAATACCGACGAAGATGCGGAAGAAGCCGCCGCGCAGGTTCTCTCCAGCGTTGAGTCTGAAATTGGCCGCACAACCGACCCGGTACGCATGTACATGCGTGAAATGGGTACCGTTGAACTGCTGACGCGCGAAGGCGAAATCGACATCGCTAAACGTATCGAAGACGGTATTAACCAGGTACAGTGCTCGGTTGCTGAGTACCCGGAAGCGATCACCTATCTGCTGGAGCAGTACGATCGCGTTGAAGCGGAAGAAGCGCGTCTGTCCGATCTGATCACCGGCTTTGTTGACCCGAACGCCGAAGAAGACCTGGCGCCAACGGCGACTCACGTCGGTTCTGAACTCTCTCAGGAAGAGATGGATGACGACGAAGACGAAGATGAAGAAGAAGACGACGACAGCAGCGATGACGACAACAGCATCGACCCTGAGCTGGCGCGCGAGAAATTCGCCGAGCTGCGTACGCAGTACGAACTGACCCGCGATACCATCAAAGCGAAAGGTCGTAGCCACGCCGCAGCGCAGGAAGAGATCCTCAAGCTGTCTGAAGTGTTCAAACAGTTCCGTCTGGTGCCGAAGCAGTTCGATTACCTGGTTAACAGCATGCGTGTCATGATGGATCGCGTTCGTACTCAAGAACGTATCATCATGAAGCTGTGCGTTGAACAGTGCAAAATGCCGAAGAAAAACTTCATCACTCTGTTCACCGGCAACGAAACCAGCGAAACCTGGTTCAACGCGGCCATCGCCATGAACAAGCCGTGGTCAGAGAAGCTGCTTGACGTGAAAGAAGACGTTCAGCGCAGTCTGATGAAACTGCAGCAGATTGAACAAGAAACCGGCCTGACCATCGAGCAGGTAAAAGATATCAACCGTCGTATGTCCATCGGTGAAGCGAAAGCCCGCCGTGCGAAGAAAGAGATGGTTGAAGCGAACCTGCGTCTGGTTATCTCAATCGCCAAGAAATACACCAACCGCGGTCTGCAGTTCCTTGACCTGATCCAGGAAGGCAACATCGGTCTGATGAAAGCAGTTGATAAGTTTGAATACCGCCGCGGCTACAAGTTCTCCACCTATGCAACCTGGTGGATCCGTCAGGCAATCACCCGCTCTATCGCAGACCAGGCGCGCACCATCCGTATTCCGGTGCATATGATTGAGACCATCAACAAGCTCAACCGTATTTCCCGCCAGATGCTGCAGGAGATGGGGCGCGAGCCGACGCCGGAAGAGCTGGCCGAACGTATGCTGATGCCGGAAGATAAAATTCGTAAGGTGCTGAAAATCGCCAAAGAGCCGATCTCCATGGAAACGCCAATTGGCGACGATGAAGATTCGCATCTGGGTGATTTCATCGAGGATAACACCCTCGAGCTGCCGCTGGACTCTGCCACCACCGAGAGCCTGCGCGCCGCCACTCACGACGTTCTGGCTGGCCTGACCGCCCGTGAAGCGAAAGTTCTGCGTATGCGTTTCGGTATCGACATGAACACCGACCATACGCTGGAAGAAGTAGGTAAACAGTTCGACGTAACCCGCGAACGTATCCGTCAGATCGAAGCGAAGGCGCTGCGTAAACTGCGCCACCCGAGCCGCTCTGAAGTACTGCGTAGCTTCCTCGACGATTAA
- a CDS encoding TetR/AcrR family transcriptional regulator — MAILTSSNALFLSRGIEGTTMEDIAYSVGFSKTTLYTYFENKQHILDHLIFEAITHFHQKIIQIASQQSSFREFFLQLCHALLTLHDTESAYFPGITGNITGSEKKTEDSKIAVNIRITAEKINHLIATRFTAAVEKKEIELNAPVADIMMLFWLCLSGLVEKSSPKETCFLQHLDKDRTLFLNFAFEALLSIIEKESNR; from the coding sequence ATGGCAATTCTGACCTCATCTAATGCGTTATTTCTAAGCCGTGGCATAGAAGGAACGACTATGGAAGATATTGCGTATTCCGTAGGTTTCAGTAAAACAACGCTTTATACCTACTTTGAAAATAAGCAGCATATTCTCGACCATCTTATTTTCGAGGCAATAACGCATTTCCATCAAAAAATAATACAAATAGCCAGTCAACAAAGTTCATTTCGCGAGTTTTTTCTGCAGCTCTGTCACGCGCTGCTTACTCTGCACGACACAGAATCAGCCTATTTCCCGGGGATAACGGGAAACATCACAGGCTCTGAGAAAAAAACTGAAGATAGCAAAATCGCGGTAAACATCCGCATCACTGCCGAAAAGATAAATCATCTTATCGCAACCCGCTTCACTGCCGCCGTTGAAAAAAAGGAGATCGAACTCAACGCTCCTGTCGCGGATATTATGATGTTGTTCTGGCTATGTCTGAGCGGACTGGTGGAAAAATCCTCACCTAAAGAAACCTGTTTTTTACAGCACCTTGATAAAGATCGAACTCTCTTTCTCAATTTCGCTTTTGAAGCTTTATTGTCGATAATAGAGAAAGAGAGCAATAGATAA
- the mug gene encoding G/U mismatch-specific DNA glycosylase has translation MINDILAPNLRVVFCGINPGKSSAHTGFHFAHPGNRFWKVIHQAGFTDRLLKPEEELQLLDTRCGITMLVERPTVQASEVELLELRDGGRELIRKMEEYQPRALAILGKQAFEKAFQVRGARWGKQQVTIGATEVWVLPNPSGLNRATLDKLVEAYRELDEALASRGL, from the coding sequence ATGATCAACGATATTCTGGCACCGAACCTGCGGGTGGTTTTTTGTGGTATCAATCCGGGGAAGTCTTCCGCCCATACCGGTTTTCACTTTGCCCATCCGGGTAATCGCTTCTGGAAGGTGATTCACCAGGCCGGGTTTACCGACCGTCTTCTGAAGCCTGAAGAGGAACTTCAACTTCTGGATACCCGCTGCGGAATAACCATGTTAGTTGAGCGTCCGACTGTGCAGGCGAGCGAGGTAGAACTGCTTGAGCTTCGTGACGGAGGCAGGGAGCTGATACGGAAAATGGAAGAGTATCAGCCGCGTGCGCTGGCTATCCTTGGTAAGCAGGCTTTTGAGAAAGCGTTTCAGGTGCGCGGGGCGCGATGGGGTAAGCAGCAGGTAACTATTGGCGCAACCGAGGTATGGGTATTGCCAAATCCCAGCGGACTCAACCGGGCGACGCTGGATAAACTGGTAGAGGCCTACCGGGAGCTTGATGAAGCGCTGGCATCGCGAGGGCTTTGA
- a CDS encoding DUF1889 family protein, whose protein sequence is MVNFKDKSMPTAIDKALDFIGGMNTSLPVPNTMDESTAKGILKYLHELGVPASAADVTARGEKEGWNAGFTQKVAGWADKIASGNRIIIKNPEYFSSYMREQLQALV, encoded by the coding sequence GTGGTTAATTTTAAGGATAAGAGCATGCCAACAGCAATCGATAAAGCCCTGGATTTTATTGGTGGTATGAACACCTCGTTACCGGTGCCGAATACTATGGATGAAAGTACCGCGAAGGGAATCTTGAAGTATTTGCATGAATTAGGCGTACCGGCCAGCGCTGCGGACGTTACGGCTCGCGGTGAAAAGGAGGGCTGGAATGCCGGGTTCACGCAAAAAGTCGCCGGATGGGCAGACAAAATTGCCTCAGGCAACCGTATCATTATCAAAAATCCAGAATACTTCTCTTCTTATATGCGGGAACAGCTGCAGGCGCTGGTCTGA
- the dhaR gene encoding dihydroxyacetone kinase operon transcriptional regulator DhaR, with translation MTAQTQSFPLVITQSWHRCSKFMQRETWQTPHQAQGLTFESICRRKTALLTIGQAALEDAWEYMDNRPCALFILDESACILSRCGDPQTLDQLAALGFRDGSYCAESIIGSCALSLASMLGQPVKTTGEEHFKHALHGWSFSSTPVFDNHGRLFGSISLCCLTEEQASPDLSLTLAIAREVGNSLLTDSLLAESNRHLNQMYGLLESMDDGVMAWNEQGVLQFLNVQAATLLHLDAQASQGKNINELVTLPTLLRRAIKHARGLNHVEVTFESQHQFVDAVITLKPIVEEQGNSFILLLHPVEQMRQLMTSQLGKVSHTFEQMSVDDPETRRLIHFGRQAARGAFPVLLCGEEGVGKELLSQAIHNESERGGGPYIAVNCQLYADSALGLDFMGSAPTDDENGRLSRLELANGGTLFLEKIEYLAPELQSALLQVIKQGVLTRLDARRLIPVDVKVIATTTVDLANLVEQNRFSRQLYYALHSFEIVIPPLRARRNSIPALVNNRLKSLEKRFSSRLKMDDDALAQLVAYSWPGNDFELNSVIENIAISSENGHIRLSNLPEYLFVERPGADAGSSLLPASLTFSAIEKEAIIHAARVTSGRVQEMAQLLNIGRTTLWRKMKQYDIDAGQFKRGRIE, from the coding sequence ATGACTGCGCAGACTCAGAGCTTTCCCCTGGTGATAACCCAGTCGTGGCATCGTTGCAGCAAGTTTATGCAGCGAGAAACCTGGCAGACGCCGCATCAGGCGCAAGGGCTGACCTTTGAATCGATTTGTCGCCGTAAGACGGCGCTGCTGACGATTGGCCAGGCGGCGCTGGAAGATGCCTGGGAGTATATGGATAATCGTCCCTGCGCGTTGTTTATCCTTGATGAGTCCGCCTGTATTCTCAGCCGCTGCGGCGATCCGCAGACCCTTGACCAGCTGGCGGCGCTGGGGTTTCGTGACGGCAGCTACTGCGCGGAAAGCATTATCGGCAGCTGCGCGCTCTCGCTGGCCTCCATGCTCGGACAGCCGGTCAAAACGACGGGCGAGGAGCATTTTAAACATGCGCTGCACGGATGGTCGTTTAGCTCCACGCCGGTGTTTGATAACCATGGGCGTCTGTTCGGTTCCATTTCGCTGTGCTGCCTGACGGAAGAACAGGCCTCGCCTGACCTCTCCCTGACCCTGGCTATCGCGCGGGAAGTGGGCAATTCGCTGCTTACCGATAGCCTGCTGGCCGAGTCGAATCGCCATCTTAACCAGATGTACGGCCTGCTGGAGAGCATGGATGATGGGGTGATGGCATGGAACGAGCAGGGCGTTTTGCAGTTTCTTAACGTGCAGGCCGCGACGCTGTTGCATCTTGATGCCCAGGCCAGCCAGGGTAAAAATATTAATGAACTGGTCACGCTCCCGACCCTGCTGCGCCGGGCGATAAAACACGCGCGTGGGCTGAACCATGTGGAAGTCACCTTCGAGAGCCAGCATCAGTTTGTCGACGCCGTTATCACCCTCAAGCCGATCGTTGAAGAGCAGGGCAACAGTTTTATTCTGCTGCTGCATCCGGTCGAGCAGATGCGTCAGCTGATGACCAGCCAGCTTGGTAAAGTGAGCCATACCTTTGAGCAAATGTCGGTGGACGACCCGGAAACCCGGCGGCTGATTCACTTTGGCCGACAGGCGGCGCGCGGCGCTTTTCCGGTGCTGCTGTGCGGTGAGGAAGGTGTGGGCAAAGAGCTGCTCAGCCAGGCGATTCATAATGAGAGCGAGAGGGGCGGTGGGCCTTATATCGCGGTTAACTGCCAGCTATATGCCGACAGCGCCCTGGGCCTGGATTTTATGGGCAGCGCGCCGACGGACGATGAAAATGGTCGTCTTAGCCGTCTTGAGCTGGCTAACGGCGGAACGTTGTTTCTGGAGAAAATTGAATATCTGGCGCCGGAGCTACAATCCGCGCTGCTGCAGGTGATCAAGCAGGGGGTATTAACCCGCCTTGACGCGCGTCGACTGATCCCGGTGGACGTTAAGGTGATCGCTACCACTACCGTCGATCTTGCCAACCTGGTGGAACAAAACCGTTTTAGCCGCCAGCTGTACTACGCGCTGCACTCTTTTGAAATCGTTATTCCGCCGCTGCGGGCGCGGCGTAATAGTATTCCTGCGCTGGTCAACAATCGTCTTAAGAGTCTGGAGAAGCGTTTTTCCTCGCGGTTGAAGATGGATGACGATGCGCTGGCGCAGCTGGTGGCCTACTCCTGGCCGGGTAATGATTTTGAGCTGAACAGCGTTATCGAGAATATCGCCATTAGCAGCGAGAACGGCCATATCCGCCTGAGTAATTTGCCGGAATATCTGTTTGTCGAGCGGCCCGGCGCCGATGCCGGATCGTCGCTGCTACCCGCCAGCCTGACTTTCAGCGCCATTGAGAAAGAGGCGATTATCCATGCCGCCCGCGTTACCAGCGGTCGGGTGCAGGAGATGGCGCAGCTGCTGAATATTGGTCGCACCACGCTGTGGCGCAAAATGAAGCAATACGATATCGACGCCGGTCAGTTTAAGCGCGGACGTATAGAGTAG
- the dhaK gene encoding dihydroxyacetone kinase subunit DhaK, whose amino-acid sequence MKKLINRVEDVLSEQLAGLAKAHPELTLHHDPVYVTRADAPVAGKVALLSGGGSGHEPMHCGYIGHGMLSGACPGEIFTSPTPDKMFECAMTIDGGEGVLLIIKNYTGDILNFETAAELLHESGVKVTTVVVDDDVAVKDSLYTAGRRGVANTVLIEKLVGAAAERGDSLAACAELGRKLNNLGHSIGIALGACTVPAAGQPSFELRDDEMEFGVGIHGEPGIDRRRFTSLDRTVDEMFDTLLENGAYSRTLRHWDNVKGAWQEVTQSKQALQKGDRVIALVNNLGATPLSELYGVYNRLTQRCEETGIVIERNLIGSYCTSLDMVGFSITLLKADDETLALWDAPVHTPALNWGK is encoded by the coding sequence ATGAAAAAACTGATTAACCGTGTCGAAGATGTCCTGAGTGAACAACTGGCGGGCCTGGCAAAAGCGCACCCTGAACTGACGCTGCATCATGACCCGGTCTACGTCACCCGCGCCGATGCGCCGGTGGCCGGGAAAGTGGCGCTGCTTTCCGGCGGCGGTAGCGGTCATGAACCAATGCACTGCGGCTATATTGGCCACGGCATGCTTTCCGGGGCCTGTCCGGGGGAAATTTTCACCTCCCCGACGCCGGATAAAATGTTTGAGTGCGCCATGACGATCGACGGCGGCGAAGGCGTACTGCTGATTATCAAAAACTATACCGGCGATATTCTTAACTTCGAAACCGCCGCCGAACTGCTGCACGAAAGCGGCGTCAAGGTCACTACTGTGGTAGTCGATGACGACGTGGCGGTGAAAGACAGTCTCTACACCGCCGGACGGCGCGGGGTAGCCAATACCGTACTGATTGAAAAACTGGTGGGCGCGGCCGCCGAACGCGGCGACTCGCTGGCAGCCTGCGCTGAACTGGGGCGCAAGCTTAACAACCTCGGCCACTCTATCGGCATCGCGCTTGGGGCCTGTACCGTCCCGGCCGCCGGCCAGCCTTCGTTCGAACTGCGGGACGATGAGATGGAGTTCGGCGTCGGCATTCACGGCGAACCGGGCATCGACCGCCGCCGCTTCACCTCCCTCGATCGCACCGTTGACGAAATGTTCGATACCCTGCTGGAAAACGGCGCCTATAGCCGCACGCTGCGCCACTGGGACAACGTGAAAGGCGCGTGGCAGGAGGTCACACAGAGCAAACAGGCGCTGCAAAAAGGCGATCGGGTTATCGCGCTGGTCAACAACCTCGGCGCCACGCCGCTGTCCGAACTCTACGGCGTCTATAACCGTCTGACGCAGCGCTGCGAGGAAACCGGCATCGTCATCGAGCGCAATCTTATTGGCAGCTACTGTACCTCTCTGGATATGGTCGGTTTTTCCATCACCCTGTTAAAAGCCGATGACGAGACCCTGGCATTATGGGACGCCCCGGTTCACACCCCGGCGCTGAACTGGGGAAAATAA
- the dhaL gene encoding dihydroxyacetone kinase subunit DhaL: MSLSRTQIVDWLYRCGDIFTKESDFLTGLDREIGDADHGLNMHRGFSKVVEKLPSIADKDIGFILKNTGMTLLSNVGGASGPLFGTFFIRAAQVTQAHQSLTLEELYETIREGADGVVNRGKAEPGDKTMCDVWLPVVESLRQSSEQHLSLPAALDAACERAQAAVHATIAMQARKGRASYLGERSIGHQDPGATSVMFMVQMLAAAAKE; this comes from the coding sequence ATGTCATTAAGCAGAACGCAAATCGTAGACTGGCTCTATCGCTGCGGCGATATCTTCACGAAAGAGAGCGATTTTTTGACCGGTCTGGATCGGGAAATCGGCGATGCCGACCACGGCCTGAATATGCATCGTGGTTTTAGCAAAGTAGTAGAAAAGCTGCCGTCGATTGCCGATAAAGACATTGGCTTCATTCTTAAGAATACCGGTATGACGCTGCTCTCCAACGTCGGCGGAGCCAGCGGCCCGCTGTTTGGCACTTTCTTTATTCGCGCCGCCCAGGTGACTCAGGCCCATCAGAGCCTGACCCTGGAAGAGCTTTATGAAACTATTCGCGAAGGCGCGGATGGCGTGGTAAATCGCGGCAAAGCCGAGCCGGGTGATAAAACCATGTGCGACGTCTGGCTGCCGGTAGTGGAGTCGCTGCGTCAGTCCAGCGAACAGCACCTGTCATTACCGGCCGCCCTTGACGCTGCCTGCGAACGGGCGCAAGCCGCCGTCCACGCCACTATCGCCATGCAGGCTCGCAAAGGGCGGGCTAGCTACCTGGGTGAACGCAGCATCGGGCACCAGGATCCGGGGGCAACCTCAGTGATGTTTATGGTTCAGATGCTGGCCGCAGCGGCTAAAGAGTAA
- the dhaM gene encoding dihydroxyacetone kinase phosphoryl donor subunit DhaM, with translation MVNLVIVSHSARLGEGVGELARQMLMNDGCKLAIAAGIDDPTSPIGTDPLKVMEAIESVADADHVLVMMDIGSALLSAETALDLLDPAIAAKVRLCAAPLVEGTLAATVSAAAGAGIDKVIDDAMNALEAKRVQLGLPSQPQRAPDTAALADDGDARSVSVVIQNHNGLHVRPASKLVAALAGFNADLVLEKEGKCVTPDSINQIALLQVRQNDTLRLLARGPDADAALAAFQALAAQNFGEQAQAAPALQPTSGDRVQGKVVLYPQPQDKVTREKNANIGQQQLRLKRAIDQTLEDLNALASLAEEKYSADIAAIFSGHHTLLDDPDLYAVACDIVHDEQCNAAWAWHQVLTDLSQQYRHLDDAYLQARYIDIDDILHRTLRHLNGSNEVLPQFDGPSILVADDIFPSTVLQLDAGQVKGICLQDGSELSHSAIIARQAGIALLCQQRDVLTSLQNGESVALDIPGKRVTRG, from the coding sequence ATGGTAAACCTGGTTATTGTTTCTCATAGCGCCCGTCTGGGCGAAGGTGTCGGAGAACTGGCCCGGCAGATGTTAATGAACGATGGCTGCAAGCTGGCGATCGCCGCCGGGATTGACGATCCCACCAGCCCGATCGGCACCGATCCACTTAAGGTTATGGAAGCCATCGAATCCGTCGCTGACGCCGATCATGTGCTGGTGATGATGGATATCGGCAGCGCCCTGCTGAGCGCCGAAACCGCGCTGGATCTGCTCGATCCGGCGATTGCGGCAAAGGTCAGGCTTTGCGCGGCGCCGCTGGTTGAAGGCACTCTGGCAGCAACAGTGAGCGCCGCCGCTGGAGCCGGCATCGACAAGGTGATCGACGACGCCATGAATGCGCTGGAGGCAAAGCGTGTACAGCTGGGGTTACCATCGCAACCGCAACGCGCTCCGGATACCGCCGCGCTGGCCGACGACGGCGACGCGCGCTCGGTTTCCGTGGTAATTCAAAACCACAACGGCCTGCACGTACGCCCGGCGTCAAAGCTGGTCGCCGCGCTGGCCGGATTCAATGCCGACCTGGTGCTGGAGAAAGAGGGGAAATGCGTGACGCCGGACAGCATCAACCAAATCGCCCTGCTGCAGGTACGCCAAAACGATACTTTAAGACTGCTGGCCCGCGGCCCTGACGCCGACGCCGCGCTGGCGGCCTTCCAGGCTCTGGCGGCGCAGAACTTCGGCGAGCAAGCGCAGGCGGCGCCCGCGCTTCAGCCCACCAGCGGCGATCGGGTTCAGGGTAAGGTCGTGCTCTACCCGCAACCTCAGGACAAGGTTACGCGGGAAAAAAACGCCAATATCGGTCAGCAGCAGCTGCGTCTGAAACGGGCCATCGACCAGACGCTGGAAGACCTTAACGCGCTGGCCAGTCTTGCGGAAGAGAAGTATTCCGCCGATATCGCGGCCATCTTCTCCGGACATCATACCCTGCTTGATGACCCTGATTTATATGCAGTGGCGTGCGATATCGTACACGACGAGCAGTGTAATGCGGCGTGGGCATGGCATCAGGTGCTGACCGATTTAAGCCAGCAATATCGCCATCTCGACGATGCTTACCTGCAGGCGCGCTATATTGATATTGACGATATTTTGCACCGCACGCTGCGTCACCTTAACGGGAGCAACGAAGTGCTACCGCAGTTTGACGGCCCTTCGATCCTCGTGGCCGACGATATCTTTCCTTCTACCGTTCTGCAGCTCGACGCAGGTCAGGTGAAAGGGATCTGCCTGCAGGACGGCAGCGAGCTTTCTCACAGCGCCATTATCGCCCGTCAGGCAGGCATTGCGCTGCTTTGTCAGCAGCGCGATGTCCTGACCAGCCTGCAAAACGGCGAGAGCGTCGCTCTTGATATCCCCGGCAAACGCGTGACTCGCGGCTAG
- a CDS encoding glycerone kinase → MSQFFFNQRANLVNEVIEGTIIASPWNNLARLESDPAIRVVVRRDLDKNNVAVISGGGSGHEPAHAGFVGKGMLTAAVCGDLFASPSVDAVLTAIQAVTGDAGCLLIVKNYTGDRLNFGLAAEKARRMGYNVEMLIVGDDISLPDNKHPRGIAGTSLVHKVAGYFAERGHNLATVLREAQYAAGHTFSLGLALASCHLPQDAEAAPRQHPDQAELGMGIHGEPGASVINTQNSAEIVKLMVEKLSAALPETGRLAVMINNLGGVSVAEMAILTRELAHTPLHQRIDWLIGPASLVTALDMKGFSLTAIVLEESIEKALLSTVETAGWQTPVQPRAVSVMPSSLRSSRVEFEPSENSVVADYVERVTGTLSDLEANLNALDAKVGDGDTGSTFAAGARDIADLLQRRQLPLANLATLFALIGERLTVVMGGSSGVLMSIFFTAAGQKLEQGASVAEALNAGLAQMKFYGGADEGDRTMIDALQPALAAMLAEPENLQAAFAAAQAGADRTLHASKAGAGRASYLNSDSLRGNMDPGAHAVAMVFKALAQK, encoded by the coding sequence ATGTCTCAATTCTTTTTTAATCAGCGCGCCAACCTTGTGAATGAAGTGATTGAAGGAACCATTATCGCCAGCCCGTGGAATAACCTGGCGCGGCTCGAGAGCGATCCCGCCATTCGCGTGGTGGTGCGCCGCGATCTCGACAAAAATAACGTGGCGGTGATCTCCGGCGGCGGCTCCGGCCACGAACCGGCCCACGCGGGCTTCGTCGGTAAAGGCATGCTGACCGCCGCCGTCTGCGGCGATCTGTTTGCCTCGCCGAGCGTCGATGCGGTGCTGACCGCCATCCAGGCGGTGACCGGCGACGCGGGCTGTCTGCTGATCGTCAAGAACTATACCGGCGATCGCCTGAACTTCGGCCTGGCAGCGGAGAAGGCGCGCCGCATGGGCTATAACGTCGAAATGCTGATCGTTGGCGATGATATTTCTCTGCCGGATAACAAACACCCTCGCGGCATTGCCGGGACGAGTCTGGTGCATAAGGTGGCCGGCTACTTTGCCGAACGCGGACACAATCTGGCGACCGTGCTGCGCGAAGCGCAGTATGCCGCCGGACATACTTTCAGCCTCGGGCTGGCCCTTGCCAGCTGTCATCTGCCGCAGGATGCGGAAGCGGCCCCGCGCCAGCATCCGGACCAGGCCGAGCTGGGCATGGGGATCCACGGTGAACCGGGCGCTTCGGTCATCAACACCCAGAACAGTGCGGAAATCGTTAAGCTGATGGTAGAGAAGCTCAGCGCCGCCCTGCCGGAAACCGGCCGCCTGGCGGTAATGATCAATAATCTCGGCGGCGTGTCGGTTGCCGAAATGGCGATTCTGACCCGCGAGCTGGCGCATACTCCGCTGCATCAACGTATTGACTGGCTGATTGGCCCGGCGTCGCTGGTCACCGCGCTGGATATGAAAGGCTTCTCCCTCACCGCCATCGTACTGGAAGAGAGTATTGAGAAAGCGCTGCTCTCCACGGTAGAAACCGCCGGCTGGCAGACACCGGTGCAGCCGCGCGCAGTCAGCGTGATGCCGTCATCGCTGCGCAGCAGCCGCGTGGAGTTTGAACCTTCGGAAAATAGCGTGGTGGCGGACTACGTTGAGCGGGTGACCGGTACGCTATCCGATCTGGAAGCGAACCTTAACGCGCTGGATGCCAAAGTCGGCGACGGCGATACCGGCTCCACCTTTGCCGCCGGCGCGCGCGACATCGCCGATTTATTACAGCGTCGCCAGCTGCCGCTGGCTAACCTCGCTACGCTATTTGCGCTGATTGGCGAGCGTCTGACCGTCGTGATGGGCGGTTCCAGCGGCGTGCTGATGTCGATTTTCTTTACCGCCGCCGGGCAGAAGCTGGAACAGGGAGCAAGCGTCGCCGAAGCGCTAAACGCCGGTCTGGCGCAGATGAAGTTTTACGGCGGTGCCGACGAAGGCGACCGAACCATGATTGACGCCCTGCAGCCGGCCCTGGCGGCAATGCTGGCCGAACCGGAAAATCTGCAGGCCGCTTTCGCGGCGGCACAGGCGGGTGCGGATCGGACGCTTCACGCCAGCAAAGCAGGTGCCGGGCGCGCATCGTACCTGAACAGCGATAGCCTGCGCGGCAATATGGACCCCGGCGCCCACGCGGTGGCCATGGTGTTTAAAGCGCTGGCGCAGAAATAG